The Thermococcus peptonophilus genomic sequence CATAACAGTTGTGGTGTTTGGAGCCATCGCCGTTTATCTCCTCCTAGCGAGGTTTGAGGGGCTGAAAGACCTCTCAACTGGCTTTGGAATATTCAAGAAGGTGCCAATCTCGGAGACCCATCCACCAACATTCGACGACCTCTGGAACGCGTTCGCATTGGGTCTTTTCATCGCCCCCCTCTTCTTCCTCCGGTTCAGACCCGGGAAAGTTAAGGTTCAGGACTTCATGCTCCTTGGGCTTGTTCTGCCCAGCCTGTACATGATCAGGACATGGACGAGGTTTCTCTTCATAGGTTCTATGGGAGTCGCCCTGATGGCAGGAATCGGATTGCTGGAGCTTTATGAAATTTTGTCGAGGTTTGATGGGAAAAAAGGACTCGCCCTGACACTTGGGCTCCTCGTCCTTATTCCAACTGTTGACGCGGCCTTTGGTCTTGAGAAAGTTGCTGCACAGAGGCCCTTCATGAACGAGCACTGGGAGAAGGCCCTAACTTGGCTCGGAGAAAACTCAAACAAAAACGACGTTGTCTTGGCCTGGTGGGACTACGGCCACTGGGTGACCTACTACGCCAGGAGGTCTCCCGTGGCCCAGGGAAGCCCGAATGTAGCAGTGGCTCTGTACTACCTTGGCAAGCTTAATGAGAACTGGGCGATTAACCGTGGAGTTGACTACGTCATCGTTTCCTACTATGACTTCCTGAAGTTCGGTGCCATAGTGGACACAGCGAGGATGCATCCAAAGTACAACGTGAGCGAGAACTACGGCCTCGTTGTTCTGCCGATGGTTTCTTCAGTTGGGGCGCTCGTCTTCAGAAATGGTGGCTACATGGTCGTTGCGAGGCCGGGCGAGGAGTGGGACGTTGAGATAAACGTTAACGGTCACGTGTTCGCGCCGCGGGAGGTCTACGTTGAGTACGGGGATAAAATTATAAGACCAAACCTGGCTCCGTCAGAATCCGATGCGTACGTCTACATAAACCTCAACTATAACTACGCGGTCCTCATGAACGGTAATGCCTTCAACACAACCCTGGCGAGACTCTTCATAAGACCCGAAAATCCCTATGAGCTGGTTTACTCCGATGGAGGGCTGATAAAAATCCTGAGGCTTAAGCATCCGAACGTTGTAGTTAAAAGAACGGGTGGCGAGACACTCCTTCAGTTCGAGAACGCAACCGGGACGAGGCTCGGAATCTGGGGCTTCCTCGACAACGGTACGATGGTCTTCAAGAAGTGGTACAACGTTGAGGGGCTAAAAGAGTTTGAGCTACCCCCCAAGGTTAACGGGACTGTGATAAGGTACGCTTACGCCGAAGGCAAGAAAATCGTGGATAGGGGAGTGTTCAGAAGGGACTGACCTTACTTCTTTTTCAAAACTTCGCCCTTAAAGTCTTCCCAAAAACTTGAGGATGTATATCCTCGTCCTCACGTCTAGGATTGAAGAGAGTATATCCCGGATGTTGCCCTTCATCATAGGGTTCAGCCTGAACGCCTCCAGTACTTCCCTCGCGCCGCTCTTATCGCCGCTGAAAAGCTTCAGTATCCCTATCTGCAGGAGGTGGTAGCTTAGAATCTTGGGGTTATGGCGTATATCTCCATGTGTCTCTATCATCCTGTACCGTCCGGCCAGGTACTTGGCAAAAGAAAACTGGCCGGGATGAATGGAATAGTCAACCAGCGGCTCGTCTATGGCTCCGAAACGGCAAACTTTGGCCA encodes the following:
- a CDS encoding STT3 domain-containing protein translates to MDFNKIFRPKVALPLITTVALIFRLIPMRFKYLLGYDPYFHLAYIEEALKAGKWFNFLTIAGGPWGFQVRHFHPLGLWAAPAYVYKTLKIFGISLYNAFRITPVIFGVLTVVLFYLALLKLYGEKGAFFASLFLAVSFGHVFRSMAGYYRGDNYMLFWYSVALFGIALAMEKKHPRWRYKRLAFYVIPALASGFAAAFWQAYYPIFVFLLANGVFLGVGAFLLGRDKYILDGIALTVSTAFGVLIANYLGGKVGYGMLGYDQWLGRKVAEKFSLELTTIKDAYLLFHLKYLVALALVGLLALFALSKFIGDKRLRGITVVVFGAIAVYLLLARFEGLKDLSTGFGIFKKVPISETHPPTFDDLWNAFALGLFIAPLFFLRFRPGKVKVQDFMLLGLVLPSLYMIRTWTRFLFIGSMGVALMAGIGLLELYEILSRFDGKKGLALTLGLLVLIPTVDAAFGLEKVAAQRPFMNEHWEKALTWLGENSNKNDVVLAWWDYGHWVTYYARRSPVAQGSPNVAVALYYLGKLNENWAINRGVDYVIVSYYDFLKFGAIVDTARMHPKYNVSENYGLVVLPMVSSVGALVFRNGGYMVVARPGEEWDVEINVNGHVFAPREVYVEYGDKIIRPNLAPSESDAYVYINLNYNYAVLMNGNAFNTTLARLFIRPENPYELVYSDGGLIKILRLKHPNVVVKRTGGETLLQFENATGTRLGIWGFLDNGTMVFKKWYNVEGLKEFELPPKVNGTVIRYAYAEGKKIVDRGVFRRD